A single region of the Neodiprion pinetum isolate iyNeoPine1 chromosome 5, iyNeoPine1.2, whole genome shotgun sequence genome encodes:
- the LOC124219584 gene encoding uncharacterized protein, whose translation MTVPAAFKLLLLAGLLAGVFAQDFEDNAAQSSKEDVAESERGEAEARLFHKQAENAVYNFTTILVDSIMDVTQGRIEVREGVRVEGKYWYSNGVEKRTVVYVSDENGYRVISDTTELLAEKPNFDANGRISVHTNIAGQDFSYTISADDIARYKEDAERKARV comes from the exons ATGACTGTCCCAGCTGCGTTTaag CTTCTCCTTCTCGCTGGTCTCCTTGCCGGAGTCTTCGCCCAGGATTTCGAGGACAACGCGGCACAGTCGTCGAAAGAGGATGTAGCCGAGTCCGAGCGGGGTGAGGCTGAGGCAAGGCTGTTCCACAAGCAGGCCGAAAATGCCGTATACAATTTCACTACCATCCTCGTCGACAGTATAATGGATGTGACCCAGGGAAGGATAGAAGTCAGGGAGGGTGTACGCGTTGAGGGAAAATACTGGTACAGCAATGGGGTCGAGAAGCGAACGGTCGTCTACGTTTCTGACGAAAACGGATACAGAGTAATCTC GGATACGACCGAGCTTCTTGCCGAGAAACCTAATTTCGACGCTAACGGACGGATCTCTGTCCACACGAATATTGCCGGTCAAGACTTCTCATACACCATTAGCGCGGACGATATCGCCCGCTATAAAGAGGACGCCGAAAGAAAAGCCCGAGTTTAA